A DNA window from Eikenella exigua contains the following coding sequences:
- the ftsW gene encoding putative lipid II flippase FtsW, giving the protein MITESKLLDRKILRHGHTIDQSLLWLVVLMLGFSLVMVYSASVAFAGLGGGNKWAFLIRQAAYISVGGGAAWVAFRVPMRTWQKYSMVLLVISLLMLIAVLLVGRDVNGARRWIPLGVANLQPSEFFKLAVILYLSGFFMRRAEVLQHLKKVCWVALPVGCGLGLIMLQPDFGSFVVVSVISVGLLFLVGLPFRWFIVVVLAGLSGMVTLVLISPYRMARVTAFLDPWADPLGSGYQLTHALMAIGRGGWTGVGLGAGLEKRFYLPEAHTDFITAVIGEEFGFLGMMLLTACYLWLVWRSFSIGKMARDLEQFFGAFVASGVGIWLGIQSFFNIGVNIGLLPTKGLTLPLISFGGSALVAMLIAMALLLRVDYENRRKMRGFEV; this is encoded by the coding sequence ATGATTACCGAATCCAAACTCCTCGACCGCAAAATCCTGCGCCACGGCCACACCATCGATCAATCGCTGCTGTGGCTGGTGGTGCTGATGCTGGGCTTCAGCCTGGTGATGGTGTATTCCGCCTCTGTGGCCTTTGCCGGGCTGGGCGGCGGCAATAAGTGGGCGTTTCTCATCCGCCAGGCAGCTTATATCAGCGTGGGCGGCGGGGCAGCCTGGGTGGCGTTTCGGGTGCCGATGCGTACTTGGCAGAAGTATTCGATGGTGTTGCTGGTAATCAGCCTGCTGATGCTGATTGCGGTGCTGCTGGTGGGGCGCGATGTGAATGGCGCGCGGCGTTGGATTCCTTTGGGCGTGGCCAATTTGCAGCCGAGCGAATTTTTCAAGCTGGCGGTGATTCTTTATCTTTCCGGCTTTTTCATGCGCCGTGCCGAAGTGTTGCAGCATTTGAAGAAAGTGTGCTGGGTGGCGTTGCCGGTGGGCTGCGGGCTGGGGCTGATTATGCTGCAGCCGGATTTCGGCTCGTTTGTGGTGGTGTCGGTGATTAGCGTGGGCTTGCTGTTTTTAGTGGGGCTGCCGTTTCGCTGGTTTATCGTGGTGGTATTGGCCGGCCTGAGCGGCATGGTAACGCTGGTGCTGATTTCGCCCTACCGCATGGCGCGTGTGACCGCCTTCCTCGATCCGTGGGCCGATCCGCTGGGCAGCGGCTACCAGCTCACCCATGCGCTGATGGCCATCGGGCGCGGCGGCTGGACGGGCGTGGGCTTGGGCGCAGGCTTGGAAAAACGCTTCTACCTGCCCGAGGCGCATACCGATTTCATCACCGCCGTTATCGGCGAGGAATTCGGCTTTCTCGGCATGATGCTGCTCACCGCCTGCTATTTGTGGCTGGTGTGGCGCTCGTTTTCCATCGGCAAAATGGCACGCGATTTGGAGCAGTTTTTCGGCGCGTTTGTGGCCAGCGGCGTGGGTATCTGGCTGGGCATTCAGAGCTTCTTCAACATTGGTGTGAACATCGGCCTGTTACCCACCAAGGGGTTGACTCTGCCGCTGATTTCCTTCGGCGGCTCGGCACTGGTGGCCATGCTGATAGCCATGGCGCTGCTGTTGCGGGTGGATTATGAAAATCGGCGCAAAATGCGCGGTTTTGAAGTGTGA
- the murG gene encoding undecaprenyldiphospho-muramoylpentapeptide beta-N-acetylglucosaminyltransferase, protein MGVKTFLLMAGGTGGHIFPALAVAAALRERGHKVVWLGSEGAMETRIVPQHGIEIETLAIKGVRGNGLKRKLMLPFTLWHTIRAARSIIRKHQVDGAIGFGGFVTVPGGVAAKLCGVPLVIHEQNAVAGLSNRILAKLASRVLYAFPKAFGDENGLVGNPVRADIAALPAPEERFAERSGSLKLLVTGGSLGADILNRLLPEALALLPAEQRPEVRHQSGRGKLEGLRQRYDEAGVQAECSEFIDDMAAAYGAADLVVCRSGALTIAELAAAGVGALLVPYPYAVDDHQTANARFVAAGEAGLLLPQSELTAEKLASVLGGLNRDTCRQWAQNARQMAKPDSAAKVAEAALAAVGG, encoded by the coding sequence ATGGGCGTGAAAACCTTTTTGCTGATGGCCGGCGGCACCGGCGGGCATATTTTCCCCGCGCTGGCGGTGGCCGCCGCGCTGCGCGAACGCGGGCACAAGGTGGTGTGGCTGGGCAGCGAGGGTGCGATGGAAACGCGCATCGTGCCGCAGCACGGTATCGAAATCGAAACTCTGGCCATTAAAGGCGTGCGCGGCAACGGCCTCAAGCGCAAGCTGATGTTGCCGTTCACACTGTGGCACACCATCCGTGCAGCACGGAGCATCATTCGCAAGCATCAGGTGGACGGCGCCATCGGCTTTGGCGGCTTCGTGACCGTGCCCGGCGGGGTGGCGGCCAAGCTGTGCGGCGTGCCGCTGGTGATCCACGAGCAAAATGCCGTGGCCGGGCTTTCCAACCGGATTTTGGCCAAATTGGCCAGCCGCGTGCTGTATGCCTTTCCCAAGGCTTTTGGCGATGAAAACGGGCTGGTTGGCAACCCCGTGCGTGCCGATATTGCCGCACTGCCCGCGCCCGAAGAGCGGTTTGCTGAGCGTTCAGGTAGCCTGAAGCTGCTGGTTACAGGCGGCAGCTTGGGCGCGGATATTCTCAACCGCCTGTTGCCCGAAGCGCTTGCCCTGCTGCCTGCCGAGCAACGCCCAGAAGTGCGCCACCAAAGCGGGCGCGGCAAGCTGGAAGGATTGCGCCAGCGTTATGATGAAGCCGGCGTGCAGGCCGAATGCAGCGAGTTTATCGATGACATGGCTGCGGCCTACGGCGCGGCGGATTTGGTGGTGTGCCGCTCCGGCGCGCTCACCATTGCCGAGCTGGCCGCGGCCGGCGTGGGCGCATTGCTCGTGCCCTACCCCTATGCGGTGGACGACCACCAAACCGCCAATGCCCGCTTCGTGGCCGCCGGCGAGGCCGGGCTGCTTTTGCCGCAGAGCGAGCTGACGGCGGAGAAACTGGCTTCGGTGCTGGGCGGCCTCAACCGCGACACTTGCCGCCAATGGGCGCAAAACGCCCGCCAAATGGCCAAACCGGATAGTGCGGCCAAGGTGGCGGAAGCGGCATTGGCAGCAGTGGGCGGATGA
- the murC gene encoding UDP-N-acetylmuramate--L-alanine ligase: MKQRVKRIHFVGIGGSGMCGLAEVLYKEFDVSGSDQAQSAVTRQLADMGIKVFHGHAAEHIEGVDVVVTSTAIKPDNPEVLAAREAGIPVIPRAMMLAEIMRFGQGIAIAGTHGKTTTTSLTASILTAAGLDPTFVIGGKLTAAGTNAKLGGGQYIVAEADESDASFLYLTPVITVVTNIDTDHMDTYDHSVDKLHQAFVEFVHRMPFYGKAFLCIDSEHVRAILPEIQKPFATYGLDETADIYADNVHSEGAQMCFTVHLNKRPIAPFEVRLNAPGRHNVLNALAAIGVALECGADVEAIQRGLAGFGGVGRRFQSYGEVKLPQGGSALVVDDYGHHPVEMAATLAAARGAYPERRLVLAFQPHRYTRTRDLFEDFVRVLNTADAVVLTDVYAAGEEPIVAADSRALTRALRVAGKLEPIYCADVADMPATLLNMLQDGDLLLNMGAGSINKVPQALRDLAAHG; the protein is encoded by the coding sequence ATGAAGCAACGAGTAAAACGCATCCATTTCGTCGGCATCGGCGGCTCTGGCATGTGCGGCCTGGCCGAGGTGCTGTATAAAGAATTCGACGTATCCGGCTCGGATCAGGCACAAAGCGCGGTAACGCGCCAGCTGGCCGATATGGGCATCAAGGTGTTCCACGGCCATGCGGCAGAGCATATCGAAGGCGTGGACGTGGTGGTTACCTCCACCGCCATCAAGCCGGATAATCCGGAAGTGTTGGCTGCCCGCGAGGCAGGCATTCCGGTGATTCCGCGCGCCATGATGCTGGCGGAGATTATGCGCTTCGGCCAGGGCATCGCCATTGCCGGCACGCACGGCAAAACCACCACCACCAGCCTCACTGCCTCCATCCTCACCGCCGCCGGCCTCGACCCGACCTTTGTGATTGGCGGCAAGCTTACCGCTGCGGGCACCAACGCCAAGCTCGGCGGCGGGCAGTATATTGTGGCCGAGGCCGACGAATCAGACGCCTCTTTCCTGTATCTCACGCCCGTGATTACCGTGGTGACCAATATCGATACCGACCACATGGACACCTACGATCACAGCGTGGACAAGCTGCACCAGGCCTTTGTGGAATTTGTGCACCGTATGCCGTTCTACGGCAAGGCATTTTTGTGTATCGATAGCGAGCATGTGCGCGCCATTTTGCCGGAAATTCAGAAGCCGTTTGCTACCTACGGCTTAGACGAAACCGCCGATATTTACGCCGATAATGTGCACAGCGAAGGTGCGCAGATGTGCTTTACCGTGCACCTGAACAAACGCCCGATCGCGCCGTTTGAAGTGCGGTTGAATGCGCCGGGGCGGCACAATGTGCTCAATGCGCTGGCTGCCATCGGCGTGGCGCTGGAGTGTGGTGCGGACGTGGAAGCCATTCAGCGCGGCCTGGCCGGTTTCGGCGGCGTGGGGCGGCGCTTTCAGAGCTACGGCGAAGTCAAGCTGCCGCAAGGCGGCAGCGCCTTGGTGGTCGACGATTACGGCCACCATCCGGTGGAAATGGCCGCCACGCTCGCCGCCGCCCGCGGCGCCTACCCTGAACGCCGCCTGGTACTGGCATTCCAGCCGCACCGCTATACCCGAACCCGCGATTTGTTTGAAGACTTCGTGCGCGTGCTGAACACCGCCGATGCAGTAGTGCTCACCGATGTATACGCTGCCGGCGAAGAGCCGATTGTGGCCGCCGACAGCCGTGCACTCACCCGCGCCCTGCGCGTGGCCGGCAAGCTGGAGCCGATTTACTGCGCCGACGTGGCCGATATGCCCGCCACCCTGCTCAATATGCTGCAAGACGGCGATTTGCTGCTGAATATGGGTGCGGGCAGCATCAACAAAGTGCCGCAGGCCCTGCGGGATTTGGCCGCCCATGGGTGA